GCGGATCACTTTGATCCCGGTGCGATCCTGGCCGCCATCGAAAAAGAACGATGCACCGCGCTCTATGGTGTGCCGACCATGTTTATTGCAGAACTGGAGCATCCGGAATTTCACCGGTTTGATCTGTCGTCTTTGCGCACCGGGATCATGGCGGGGGCACCGTGCCCCCCGGAACTGGTGCGACGTGTCATGGAGGACATGGGGTGTCAGGAAATCCTGATCGGGTACGGGCAAACTGAAGCGTCACCCATTACGCATCTGACGAGACTCGGCGATTCTTTCGAGAGGCGGGTTGAAACCGTTGGAACCAATCTTCCTCACCAGGAGGTCAAGGTGATCGACGTGCAGACAGGTTGTGTGGTACCGACCAATCACCAGGGTGAAGTCTGTTTCCGGGGCTATCATGTGATGCGCGGATATTATGGGCAGGCGGACGCCACCCGTGAGGCCATTGATGAAGCGGGATGGCTGCATTCGGGAGATCTGGGGATTCTGGATGATGACGGCTATCTGCGAATTACGGGACGGCTCAAAGACATGATCATTCGCGGAGGGGAGAATATTTATCCCGCAGAGATCGAAGCGTTCTACTTTCGCCATCCCAAGATCGCCGAAATCGCCGTATTCGGGGTTCCCGATTCCAAAATGGGAGAAGAAGTGGCGGCCTGGATCAAGCTGCACGAAGGGCAACAAGGGGAACCGGACGAGTTTCGCGCCTATGCCAAGGGGCACATGGCCCATTACAAGATTCCCCGCTACGTGTGGCTTGTCGACCAGTTTCCGTTAACGGTCACCGGGAAGATCCAGAAATTTCGTATGAGGGAAATCGCGTCCCAATGGCTCACGAAGGGTGCCCCATCTTAAACCGGAAGGACGTCGCATGATTCGCATTCGCTTTCATGGCCGTGGGGGACATGGCATTAAAACAGCCAGCCGTATTGTCGGCACGGCTGCATTCCTCGCCGGTTATAAGGTGCAGGATTCTCCGGTCTATGGCGCTGAACGGCGCGGGGCTCCTGTGACCGCCTTTACGCGTCTTGATACGAGTCCTATTCTGGAGCGAGGTGTGATCACGCAACCGGATCTCATCATTTGTGGCGATGAAACATTACTGGAATCGCCTGCCACAGGCGTCTTGAGTGGCGTCGAACATGCTTCTGTCGTTTTTATCAACACGGGGAATCTTGAAGCACTGAAAAAGACCATCACCGTCTGCGCACGCACCGTGGCTCTTGATGTCACTCAACGGACATTGGATCACATCGGAAAAGCGTCTGCGCTGAGCGTCGGGTTGGGAGCGGTGGCTGTCCGCCTCACGGGGATGATCTCTGACGATCAGCTTTGCGAGGCCGTGAGAGCTGAACTGGAGGAACTGGCACTGGATGCGCCCATGATTGAGAAAAACCTACGTTTGGCGACAGTCATTTACGGGGAGTTGGAAAAGGTGGCCATTCAGCCGGGGAAAGCTCCGACGAAGGCGGGTCTTCACGACATGGCCTACGACCCTGTTCTCCTGGGAACGCCGAGCATTCTCGCGCCGGGCAATGCGGACGCGCGCCAGACCGGCGCCTGGCGAACCGAACGACCTGAAATCGATTATGAAGCCTGCACGCGTTGCGGGCTGTGTTTCCTGCGATGTCCTGACGGGGCCATTGCGCTCGACGAACAGGGCTATCCTGTCATTGATTATGATCATTGCAAAGGATGCCTGATCTGCCTGGAAC
The DNA window shown above is from Nitrospiraceae bacterium and carries:
- a CDS encoding AMP-binding protein, with the translated sequence MTVHNRQCSYVHRGGDTPLLGATIWSFFEHTVKICPQAEALVSLPQGRRFTYAGFHQEATKLAKGLLALNVGRGDRVGIWSTNNLEWVLLQMATARIGALLVNINPAYPVDEVHHALTRARVQILFLIPSFRTSHYVEMMSDLCPEVTEIEPEKFVSSHFPDLRGMVVYDPVDPEHTKRPEPGFFTWVEIMARGEKVSNEALSARDAELDPDDPINIQFTSGTTGFPKAVLLTHHNILNNGYFTGRTMHFGPEDRLCVPVPFYHCFGMVVANLACITSGAAIVIPADHFDPGAILAAIEKERCTALYGVPTMFIAELEHPEFHRFDLSSLRTGIMAGAPCPPELVRRVMEDMGCQEILIGYGQTEASPITHLTRLGDSFERRVETVGTNLPHQEVKVIDVQTGCVVPTNHQGEVCFRGYHVMRGYYGQADATREAIDEAGWLHSGDLGILDDDGYLRITGRLKDMIIRGGENIYPAEIEAFYFRHPKIAEIAVFGVPDSKMGEEVAAWIKLHEGQQGEPDEFRAYAKGHMAHYKIPRYVWLVDQFPLTVTGKIQKFRMREIASQWLTKGAPS
- a CDS encoding 2-oxoacid:acceptor oxidoreductase family protein — protein: MIRIRFHGRGGHGIKTASRIVGTAAFLAGYKVQDSPVYGAERRGAPVTAFTRLDTSPILERGVITQPDLIICGDETLLESPATGVLSGVEHASVVFINTGNLEALKKTITVCARTVALDVTQRTLDHIGKASALSVGLGAVAVRLTGMISDDQLCEAVRAELEELALDAPMIEKNLRLATVIYGELEKVAIQPGKAPTKAGLHDMAYDPVLLGTPSILAPGNADARQTGAWRTERPEIDYEACTRCGLCFLRCPDGAIALDEQGYPVIDYDHCKGCLICLEQCPRHAIGSKKEVWAW